The Anastrepha ludens isolate Willacy chromosome X, idAnaLude1.1, whole genome shotgun sequence genome includes a window with the following:
- the LOC128870293 gene encoding uncharacterized protein LOC128870293 — translation MSGNNYSVALDLLNERFNNKRHNFQAHITEIMGIKRMDTSSAVKLRELSDKSTVSRRQIGEEAAVLDLIPSWEQFTSLLEKRCQKLENVEHSMAAYARGSQEESTTTKLRVVFDGSAVSSSGFSLNDLLMTGPTIRPKPCSTLLRFRTFPIALTGDICKMYHCVLVSEPDSYLQCILWRDSPQQPVNVFKLDTVAYGTRPASLLSIRSMHQLAIDEQTIYPIDSKTLKRDFYVDDLITGGESIQEVKKIMSQTTKLLAKGSFKLRKWCSNNPELLQTIPPDDRETLLKVDDGSDTTKTLGLTWGPASDCLLFAISPIHPRFYGPLGLIGPIISKAKIFLDWDESLPSSLHSSWLSLCADFGRIPQMKFPRSSIQQNGAYEIHGFSDASIEASVVSVSQ, via the exons ATGAGTGGCAACAACTACTCTGTGGCTTTAGATTTGCTTAACGAAAGATTTAACAATAAGCGTCATAATTTTCAGGCACACATCACTGAGATTATGGGCATCAAAAGGATGGACACTTCTTCAGCGGTGAAGCTTCGTGAATTATCCGACAAG TCGACAGTATCACGCAGGCAAATTGGGGAGGAAGCTGCGGTGTTAGATCTCATACCCTCATGGGAGCAGTTTACAAGTTTGCTGGAGAAGCGTTGTCAAAAGCTGGAGAACGTAGAACATTCTATGGCAGCGTATGCACGTGGCTCTCAG GAAGAGAGCACAACTACAAAACTCCGCGTTGTATTCGATGGCTCTGCGGTTTCATCTTCTGGATTCTCGTTGAACGACTTGCTTATGACAGGACCCACCATACGACCTAAGCCGTGCAGCACATTACTTCGGTTTAGAACCTTTCCAATCGCATTGACGGGCGACATTTGTAAGATGTATCATTGTGTACTAGTCTCAGAGCCCGATAGTTATCTGCAGTGCATCTTGTGGCGTGACTCCCCACAGCAGCCGGTCAACGTCTTTAAACTTGACACAGTCGCTTATGGTACAAGACCAGCTTCATTGCTCTCAATTCGTTCGATGCACCAGTTAGCCATTGATGAACAAACTATCTACCCCATAGACTCAAAAACATTAAAGCGCGATTTTTATGTCGATGATCTTATTACAGGCGGTGAGTCCATTCAAGAAGTCAAGAAAATTATGAGTCAAACTACAAAGCTGCTGGCTAAAGGAAGTTTCAAGCTGAGAAAGTGGTGCTCCAATAATCCTGAACTGTTGCAGACGATACCACCTGATGATCGAGAAACACTACTTAAGGTCGACGATGGAAGCGATACAACTAAAACACTCGGTCTAACTTGGGGTCCAGCATCAGATTGCCTATTGTTTGCGATCTCACCAATACATCCTCGTTTTTATGGCCCACTCGGTCTCATCGGCCCTATTATTTCGAAGGCTAAAATCTTTCTTGACTGGGATGAAAGTTTGCCTTCATCACTACATTCATCTTGGCTTAGTTTGTGTGCAGATTTTGGCCGCATACCGCAAATGAAGTTTCCCCGTTCATCAATCCAGCAGAATGGCGCCTATGAAATTCATGGTTTTAGTGACGCCAGCATCGAAGCTTCCGTCGTGTCAGTCAGTCAATGA